The nucleotide sequence tggaataatatggattacttttatgctacctttatgtcttttatggaccttttgagttctggtcaccattcacttgcattgtgaggacctacagagctgaaatattcttctataaatcttaatttttgttctgcagaagaaaggaagccatatacatctgggatgacattagggcgagtaaatgatgagagtattttcattttttggtaaactatccctttaacatatttttgtgtgttttctagAAATACATTGTTCTATGTTGCTATGTTTTTTTGAATGATAttctatgttatttatttattctgctaTTTTTTATGATCTGTATCAAACAACATACAGATGTTTTACCAGATTGTCAGTTCAGGTGCTCTATCTTTCTATTTCTCAGTCCCTTTCTACTCACTCTTGTTGTGTCAGACTCTAAAGAATGCCTGGCTACAGCGGTGCTGCATGGGTTCGGCTGATCCTGGGGTTCTGGTGCCGCTCGGATGTGGCACTGTGTCCAGCACATGTGGACAACTGGCTAGTTACCCGCTGGCTCTAATCCGCACACGCATGCAGGCTCAGGGTGTGTGAGATTCACACAAGTCTTATTGTACCTTGTTTTGTGATTCTTTATCTTTGAAACATTATGTTCACAACAACTTCCCTTCTCTCTTTCCTCTTGGTAGCCTCAGCAGATGGCACTCCCCAGCTGTCTATGGTTGGCCAGTTCAAACACATTGTGTCCAATGAAGGCATTCCTGGACTCTACCGAGGCATTGCCCCCAATTTCCTCAAAGTCATTCCTGCTGTTAGCATCTCTTATGTGGTTTATGAGCATATGAAGAAAGCTCTGGGAGTGGGATCTTAAAGACCAAATCAGagttaaagaaaaaaacagaaaccCGGTGTTATAAGAAGGACATTGAGACTTCTGAGCCTGGTCGATGAAGTTAGGAAAAGACTAGCGAATGGCAGAAAGAGTCAGTGAATCACCTAAAAACCTACACTGCATCATACCCTATCAtccctaaaaaaatatatttttataggaTGGAAAGATGGTGTTGGGCTGTGGTTATTAAGAACAGTGGTTGTGATTAGAGCATATGTTCTTCTGTGACTCATGGTTATTTAACACTATCTGCTGTTTCATACCTACAATTTTCACTAGAGATGAGCAACATTACATAGTGTTTCATTTGATTGTAATTGTAATGTTGTTGCCCTTATGATAAATTTGGGGTAAATTAACCAGATATTATTATTGCCATCTGATGATAGTGAGTAATGGCGGAATAGTATTTAAGAAGGATaaccaatttaatttaatttgtatttatttatttttatacggTAATAACCAAAGTTCCCCTCCTAAAATTGACCGAAATATTTCAGAAAAATTATGAAATGTTAAGAAAAGTCTCTTCTGTCTGATGTTTCATTACATTTGCAGCAAATGCAACTTATGAATGAGTGATAGGCTATTGAATAGTACATTTCAGGAGGGGTTTACCTTGTTTTACAATTCATCTATTTTTGTAAAGGCATAATATACTAGACTAAGACAATCCATTATGATTAAAGGGATTTGCactcttgaattttttttttttaaatgtatatgtgtaaACCTTTGTATAAactgttttgtattgttcttcAATGACATCACTGCTGCTTTGctgcttatttatatatatatatatatatatatatatatatatatatatatatatatatatatatatatatttttatttttttcttcttctgatatTTCAGTCCTAATTGTTATGGTGTGTTGACTGCATGGTTTAGTGTTACAATTAAGTAAATGGTAAATTATTACCATGTGCAACTAACAAATGGAGAAACAACAAAGGTATTAGATAATGGTGTATAGATGTGTTTTGCATTAATTGTGGATGCTAAATGTGTGGTGATGACTGCTGAAAAATGTGGCCTAGAATATAAAAAATCTAAGGGCTTTTAACCAATAGGTAGTGCATGTTAtcaattatgtaaattgtgtcaCAGTTTGCGTGTCTTAATTACTTGCTTTAAGAGCTATAATTCTCTATATCAGAAATATGCAAACACTATATATGTTATTTTTACTGTTATATTTAAAGCTGAAACTTGATGAGCcatttttgcttatcgtgcaATGCTACAATGCCAATTTGAATGTTTTATCAGTTTAGTTTGGATATGGGTCATTGAAATAAACATGTTACTGATTGGTTAATACTGACAATCATCAGAAATTAAATCCTGCATCCTGCTACTGGAGGTCCaccttcctgcagagttcagTTCTAACCAAAACACCTGTAAACCCAAAACCTTGATTATCTTGTTTAAGTGTGTTGATCACAGTTGGAACTAAAATCTGCAGGAAGGTGGAACTCCTCTGTCATCGACTGTTATAATGAGGAATGTAGCTGAATATTAAACTGTTCAAAAATATGTATCTATTCTAAAGTAGATTATTCAGAATAAAAAGAACATtctaaaagattaaaaaataaataaaagtgttttttgctGTAGAAATCAATTGTGTTCTAAGTGACTAGACATGTTACAGCTAGTTGCATCTAATGCAGATTTAGTAATCAGAGTCTGAATATTCAAATTCCTGCCTTTTCGGTTTTTTGATTACAACATGGTCGCAAGTGTTAGTGCATTAGGTATCAGAAACAAAcaatttaccattttttttacagcatttattattttttgtttagttaataaaaatacaattgttcattgttagttcatgttagttcatagtgcattaactaatgataacaaatacaaattttgtttttaaaaatgtattagtactgTATTTTGAAATGAACGTTGactgattaataaatgctgtacaagtattgtccattgttagttcatgttaactaatactGACAAATGTTAACAAGAagaacctaattgtaaagtgttaccaacttaTCTTAGAAATTAATTACCCTtgaataatgtaattaaaaacttaatttaaatatatagtttCTTGCTGGAATGCATTGCATTAAGAGTAGTGTGCCTTGACATGCTGTATTCACTTTAAAAGATGAGCATGCTGTTTGAATTGATCCAGCCTCAATCGGCAAAGATTCCTTGCTTTCTTAATGTAtaagtgagaataaataaatgtgacaaattatgaaaatgttgaGAGATTTCTGtcacaaaaaaatagaaaataaaaataaataaaatgataataatcTTGTCAacgttttatttttcagtttctcTTACAAATATTTATTCTTGAATTAGGatattttactttatttccaATTATTTCTACTTTAATTAATAACAttgcatgaatttttttttatatgtcatAAATCACAGATATTTTTCTTCTTATAGAGACCATCGTGACTTAATTCATGAAAGGAAAATTAACATTTAGATAAATTTCAATAGTTTCTTGTGAATTGGGAGACCACAcccattataatttttatatttgcactaacataaaaaattattttaggtttTCACTATTTTTCAAAGTAAGCAATAAATTAGAGTGATGAACTTCGATAATAAGAAGACTCTCTCAGGTGGTAACTCGTTTTttaaaaactaattccagggtaaaataatacaaagtataatgttatataatgcacactaaataatttaaaatgtgcaaatataaaaaagttgCTTGATTTACGCTGCTAAAAAGGCGGAAACGCGTCACTACAGCCTGTGAAAAGAGCCTATTCTACATAAGGGCCActgtttgttcctggcaggcagcagatgccctaaactcgcccccaccctaatcctaactaTTTCCAGTCTTTAAAGcggtcgtgtctagaagggatccctctttcGTCAATCTCGCGAGATTCTATAATTCTACAGATTAAACACAGCGTTTGAAGTCGCACAGCAACGATGAGCGCTAGTTAAAGATAATTTTAAACCGACTGTTTGCCATGAAAAACGgatggcacctttctcccatcgcggTGAATAGGATCCTATAGACCGCCAACCATTTTGTTCCCCTGGCATTAATGCGTGTGATATAATGtgttgtaatgttgtttaaagcataataatactaataaagataacaaaataaaagtatttcagAAATTGTACAcgtgaaaataagaaataatattaatttgacaGCCGCCCAACTATGTGCAGCTCCTGACCAGTTGGCGGCAGTATTACATTTTCTGGTTGGTCCGTGCATGAAAAAGGCGTCGTCATTTCCCATTTTACTCCATTTTATTCCTGCTAATGTTTTGGTAGGTCTTAGTGTGGTGTTTGCAAATAGGCTGGTAAATTAACTCAAATAATGGgcagaaaaaagaagaagcagATGAAGCCCTGGTGTTGGTATCCTTCTCGAAAAATTGCCGTATATTTCCACGTTTTTCCTGTTTATTAGCATGTTAGGCTCACTTCCTGTTAACGGTTGGCTAATGTATTGTTCGCATGTGTCTTAGACATGAAGGCTGTATGTCAATACCTCGTAAGCAGCCAACCTCGACAATATTTATAAGTATCTTGTGCGCTCACGATGCTCAGAAATGGTGTCTAGTTAGGCAGCACACTAAGCTAAGTTCATAACCAGTATTATAATGACCTATGAAGCCCAAATGCTGTTTAGGTATAAAGCCTTTTCTTCTCTTTTGCCCGGTGATGCCCGGCCAGTTGAATATGCGGTACTTGTTAATCGCATCTTTAAATCAATGTAGTGGTTTTCATATATCCTTTTTGATCCTCACACTTTAAACTGTCTTGCTATCATACTAGGGCCTCGTTGAGGAAATGTGCAACCAGTTCTAAATCAGATAACATACTAATGTTGGTGTGCTGTTTTAGAATCATATAGGTGGAAATACTAGTGAACTGCATATACCGGTAACCAAATGAATGATAAAATCCCAATTTCTCCACTGCAGACAAGTCATTTTCCACATGGAGATCCACACAGTTTCTTCCATGCTGCTTTTCACGCTTGTTCTCTCTTAGGTTCTTTGTTATGATTTATCTCTTCTAAGCGACTTTAACTTCAAACTCAGGTACTGCAACAGGGACTTTGATGATGAAAAGATTCTCATTCAGCACCAGAAGGCCAAACACTTTAAATGTCACATATGCCACAAGAAGTTATACACTGGTCCTGGTTTGGCCATCCACTGTATGCaggtatgatgttgacattttgtGTATCATTATCAGTACAGTTGTTTGATTTGTGTCCATATGCCATATTTCGTTGTTTGTTTGCTGAAGGTTCACAAAGAAACTATTGATGGAATTCCTAATGCAATACCTGGAAGAATTGACATCGAGTTGGAGATCTATGGGATGGAGGGTATTCCAGAGAAAGACATGGAGGAGAGGAGACGTGTTCTTGAACAGAAAACCCATGGTATCACGTCTAACAAACTCTGTTAATTATCTGTTATTTTGTTTAAACCTACAGTAACTATATTTCTCTGCTTTTGGGAACAGACAATCAGAAGAAAAGACAGAACCAAGATgactctgatgatgatgatgaggacgAAGAGGCTGGGCCGTCCTTCCAACAGCCAGCAGCATCAGCTCAGCCTCAGGCAGCATATACCCCTATGACCCAGCCAGGAATGGCCCCTGTCCCAGCACCAGGAATGCCACATGGAACCTACTCAGGTGTGCTGTGTAACAATACAGAATGCCTCATTAAGCTGAGCTGTTGTGTTGGGCCTCTAGTTATGCATAGTATATTTATTATGTGCTTTTAAATGTCTGCTCCCTTAGGAATGCCCCCTATGATGCCTGGTGTTCCCCCAATGATGCCAGGGATGCCCCCTGTAATGCCAGGGATGCCTCCAGGGTATGTGTTTATGGAATCTGTATTGTGATTAATCCATGTCCATCATCTAATTTTGTTGAATTAGTTTGCCGGTTGAAATTGTCCTTTCTGTTACATTTTTATCAATAGCATGATGCCACTGAGTGGAATGATGCCACCAACACATGGAATGCCACCAATGATGCCAGGCATGCCACCAGGTACAAGTTTGGAAATACCACTAACCTGACCTTTTAGTTGGTTGCTCATTACACATAaaagacaaacaaatattttattgagctGAAATGCACTACCAATCATAAAGGTTTACAAAAGATTCATTattgtttctttaaaataaaaagatatgTTATGAGAACAATTTTTTACTTTAGGTTCTTCCAAGTAGGCACCTTTTGCCTAGATTACTGCTAACTTTATTAGGtgcatcctgggatgctttttaaactgtgtttttagtcctcttgtttatttgttatcTGCCTTCATTAACGGGTCCAACTCAAACATTGcagaaatgttatttaattaaaattgtagTTTTGTGAAGTAATTCAAATGTGGGCCAATTTATAATTATCTGCAAAAACGAATTCAAAGCAGTTcagcataagcctttagatcaaaatgtttttttttttttaattattattaaacataTTCTTTAAAGTATGTCCAATCTTTTGACTGAGTGTACAGTATGTAAATTATGACATTGTTGTGGTCAGGAATGCATCCTCCTATGGGCCCTCATCCTGGCATGCCCCACATGGCTCAGGCCCCTCCCACCAGGCCAGCTTTGCCTGCCGTCACAGTGCCTACGCCACAACCAGGTGTCTCCAAACCACTGTTTCCCAGTGCAGGACAGGTACCCTGCCCTTTCTTCCCTTTTGCCAAGTTTTCTTCTTCTACATTATTAATAACCTAGCTGCAGAATCATCAGTATAAACATGCATGGAGAGAAAGGAACTGACATGCATCTAAAGTAAATACGTTTTTATTatattctttattacattactaCTTTTAGGGATTGATTATACTCTCCCATACCAAGGAAAAGACCATATGATTGCGAGTAGGCCAGCATACAAAATTAGGTTTTCTTTACTTTTAGGCTTTTTATTATGAAGAGAGATCATGATTAGTTACTGACCATTCAGAATTGAACTGAGAATTCCTTTTAAATTCCAATTCAATTCCTGGATTTGAATTGTGGTATCAAGCAGGTTGCTAAATTAGAATTTAAAGCAGTGgaagtaaaatattatgaaattaaaataactgctgtcatttatatatatatatatatatatatatatatatattaaaatatatatatatatatatatattataattcataatttattttcagtATAAATTTcatgtatataaaatatgaaacaaGCGGTACTTCCATAAATTTACTCTGTCAGTAGATTCAAATTTTTatgagatttttatttatttttatatagttttcaGAAAACAATATGGATTATTGAATTTATTTAACTTAGTGTGGAGAAATGTCTAATTATGATAATGTATTCTACAAATCAGGGAACAAACTAGCATAGTCGTTTAAATGGACTAGGTTTCCTGTCCAGAATCAAACACTTTTACTCTGCTCTCTCTTCATGCTGCAGATGGGGACTCGAGCTCCAAGCACAAGCTCAGCCTCCTCCAGTCTGGACACTTTGTCAGCATCCTCTAAACCATTGTCACAAGTATGCAGCAGCTTGCTGACTCCGTGAAAGTGATGCTTCATAAAGCTATTGATGGCATGCAACAGCATACAGACCTTAAGCTGCTTCtattacaataatttattttgcaCTAGAGGACACCTGTGGTGCTTCAGAAGAGTGAAAGTGATTGTTTTATATTAAGGAACAGAAGTGATAGACTGCTTAATTTGATCTTTTAAAACCGTGTGTTTCTCTTCCACCACATTTGTTGATGTATACTGCCTTGTAAAGGCAAACATTATGGCGCACTTGGTCAAAATTGTTTTATAGCTGAAATCAGGTCTCTAAAGCCCCATTTGGATGAGATTAGTTTTTGTTAATGACATTTGAGTTACAATTATCATACAATGTCTGTGATTTCATGTACTGATTAGGACGGGACTAAGATCTCAGTGTTTATTAGAGAGGTGAGAGTGTACAGAAGGTTGAATACATTGAATTAATTTAGGTgataaaatgaaatgtaaaattacttatttcaaataattattttatttgttgtttttattttaatttattatacattaaTTAATCACTTATTATAAAAACTCAAGTAAACTTCACATGAGTTTATAGAAATGGCTGCTTATAATAAATCCACTTAAATGAGACTTATCTGTGAATTATGTAATTATAACATTACACTACTGAGCTGGGAAATCAAGGCGAGTGTCTTAACTGACGCTGATATTACAATTGCCTGTCTTGGCAGTTTCTGCGTTTTCCGCTCtccttgttgtttttattttctttttcatagGATGAGAAAACATATCTACATCCATGTTAAAAGGCAAGCAGCTGGAAAAAAATTTCCAGTAGTATCCTAATGGTAGTTCATGTAGGTCAAAATAAATGAGGTGTTGTGAAAATTCAGTATCGGCAATCACAGACATTCACATTTGGATGGGATTAGATTTCTCGGAGGACCCTTTAGAGGTTTTGTGAGAAAAACACTGGTTTGTCAGATTCGGACAggataaaaaaatcacaaagcatgtctgtgaaacacaaatttcCCGAACCTCCTCTGGAAAAACTAGTCCTGTCTGAACAGGTCTTTAgattatgatctgtcctgtgacagatgggtttggtTCAAATATGTTTATATTCAGAGAATTCTAAGGTGAACTGTAGTACTTTTAAGAAATGTATGTTTCAGTTTTTGTCTAGTTTCTGTATTTTGCTTTTGTATTACTGTCTAGAATACAACTTTTTAGTCACTGTTTTTTTT is from Xyrauchen texanus isolate HMW12.3.18 chromosome 8, RBS_HiC_50CHRs, whole genome shotgun sequence and encodes:
- the znf207a gene encoding BUB3-interacting and GLEBS motif-containing protein ZNF207a isoform X1, which codes for MGRKKKKQMKPWCWYCNRDFDDEKILIQHQKAKHFKCHICHKKLYTGPGLAIHCMQVHKETIDGIPNAIPGRIDIELEIYGMEGIPEKDMEERRRVLEQKTHDNQKKRQNQDDSDDDDEDEEAGPSFQQPAASAQPQAAYTPMTQPGMAPVPAPGMPHGTYSGMPPMMPGVPPMMPGMPPVMPGMPPGMMPLSGMMPPTHGMPPMMPGMPPGMHPPMGPHPGMPHMAQAPPTRPALPAVTVPTPQPGVSKPLFPSAGQMGTRAPSTSSASSSLDTLSASSKPLSQVQQAGSSAATSSSAAPPAAPKPTFPAYTQSSTPAANTSSTVAKPAIPVTSKPATLTTTSATSKLIHPDEDISLEELRAQLPRYQCKVPSSGQARVTSPPVAAMGGVFPPQQGIPAHQPGMRHPMQGQYGAPPQGVSGYVPGGMPPYGQAPPMVPSYQAAPPRPAIGMRPPVMSPGGRY
- the znf207a gene encoding BUB3-interacting and GLEBS motif-containing protein ZNF207a isoform X2 — encoded protein: MGRKKKKQMKPWCWYCNRDFDDEKILIQHQKAKHFKCHICHKKLYTGPGLAIHCMQVHKETIDGIPNAIPGRIDIELEIYGMEGIPEKDMEERRRVLEQKTHDNQKKRQNQDDSDDDDEDEEAGPSFQQPAASAQPQAAYTPMTQPGMAPVPAPGMPHGTYSGMPPMMPGVPPMMPGMPPVMPGMPPGMMPLSGMMPPTHGMPPMMPGMPPGMHPPMGPHPGMPHMAQAPPTRPALPAVTVPTPQPGVSKPLFPSAGQVQQAGSSAATSSSAAPPAAPKPTFPAYTQSSTPAANTSSTVAKPAIPVTSKPATLTTTSATSKLIHPDEDISLEELRAQLPRYQCKVPSSGQARVTSPPVAAMGGVFPPQQGIPAHQPGMRHPMQGQYGAPPQGVSGYVPGGMPPYGQAPPMVPSYQAAPPRPAIGMRPPVMSPGGRY